A genomic window from Pseudomonas argentinensis includes:
- the argF gene encoding ornithine carbamoyltransferase, which translates to MSARHFLSLKDCTPDELVGLIRRGMELKGLRNSGVLFEPLRNRVLGMIFEKASTRTRVSFEAGMIQLGGQAIFLSPRDTQLGRGEPIADSAIVMSRMLDAIMIRTFAHSTLTEFAANSRVPVINGLSDDLHPCQLLADMQTFLEHRGSIVGKTAAWIGDGNNMCNSYIEAAMQFDFTLHVACPEGYEPSAALLAEAGARVRIFRDPREAVAGAHLVSTDVWASMGQEEEIAERHKLFAPYQVNRALLDAADENVLFLHCLPAHRGEEISVDLLDDPRSAAWDQAENRLHAQKALLEFLVEPAYHHA; encoded by the coding sequence ATGAGCGCAAGACACTTTCTCTCGCTGAAGGACTGCACACCGGACGAACTGGTGGGCCTGATCCGACGCGGCATGGAGCTGAAAGGCTTGCGCAACAGCGGCGTGCTGTTCGAACCCCTGCGCAATCGCGTGCTGGGCATGATCTTCGAAAAGGCCTCGACCCGTACCCGCGTGTCCTTCGAAGCCGGCATGATCCAGCTCGGCGGCCAGGCCATCTTCCTGTCACCGCGTGACACCCAGCTGGGCCGCGGCGAGCCGATCGCCGACTCGGCCATCGTCATGTCGCGCATGCTCGATGCGATCATGATCCGCACCTTCGCCCACAGCACCCTGACCGAGTTCGCCGCCAACTCCCGCGTGCCGGTGATCAACGGCCTGTCGGACGATCTGCACCCCTGCCAGCTGCTGGCCGACATGCAGACCTTTCTCGAGCACCGCGGCAGCATCGTCGGCAAGACCGCCGCCTGGATCGGCGACGGCAACAACATGTGCAACTCCTATATAGAAGCGGCCATGCAGTTCGATTTCACCCTGCATGTCGCCTGTCCGGAAGGCTACGAGCCGAGCGCTGCCCTGCTGGCCGAAGCCGGCGCGCGGGTGAGGATCTTCCGCGACCCGCGCGAGGCGGTGGCCGGTGCCCACCTGGTGAGCACCGACGTGTGGGCCTCCATGGGCCAGGAAGAGGAAATCGCCGAGCGTCACAAGCTGTTCGCGCCCTATCAGGTGAACCGCGCCCTGCTCGACGCCGCCGACGAGAACGTGCTGTTCCTGCATTGCCTGCCGGCCCACCGTGGCGAGGAAATCAGCGTCGACCTGCTCGACGACCCGCGCTCGGCGGCCTGGGACCAGGCGGAGAACCGCCTGCATGCGCAGAAGGCACTGCTCGAATTCCTGGTCGAACCGGCGTACCACCACGCATGA